A single Triticum dicoccoides isolate Atlit2015 ecotype Zavitan chromosome 2A, WEW_v2.0, whole genome shotgun sequence DNA region contains:
- the LOC119356512 gene encoding transmembrane protein 45A-like produces the protein MGSFNGHVLPGTLFLAVGLWRVWSAVARFAADPPAFRVRAWCPLELPGAPRLLELYVVAGGTLLDMCLELGGGVLASRGDGAAPESSLIYLEHAGMLLMFFLFGALALLSQKRSRYLPLTDGELCLVAAAAFTSEFLLFSYHSATHTGLEGYYHHLLVILIGLCILAAVLGALLPASFPVDVAAGMLMALQGLWFYQTALTLYGPMLPAGCDRDASGHQVDCHSRAAGERAEQLANFQLFGAVFLAFVYVLGCYAVAAAMYGHPDLAAMHDEHVAGLESRGGGGACAEECVV, from the exons ATGGGGTCGTTTAACGGCCACGTGCTGCCAGGGACGCTGTTCCTGGCGGTGGGCCTGTGGCGGGTGTGGTCCGCCGTCGCGCGCTTCGCCGCGGACCCGCCGGCGTTCCGCGTCCGCGCGTGGTGCCCCCTCGAGCTCCCCGGGGCGCCCCGCCTCCTGGAGCTCTACGTGGTGGCCGGCGGCACGCTCCTCGACATGTGCCTGGAGCTCGGCGGCGGCGTCCTCGCCAGCCGCGGCGATGGGGCCGCCCCGGAGTCCAGCCTCATCTACCTCGAGCACGCCGGCATGCTCCTCATGTTCTTCCTCTTCGGCGCGCTCGCCCTCCTCTCCCAGAAGCGCAGCAG GTACCTGCCCCTGACGGACGGCGAGCTGTGCCTGGTGGCGGCGGCAGCTTTCACGTCGGAATTCCTGCTCTTCTCCTACCACTCGGCCACCCACACAGGGCTGGAGGGGTACTACCACCACCTCCTCGTCATCCTCATCGGCCTCTGCATCCTCGCCGCCGTCCTTGGCGCGCTCTTGCCGGCGAGCTTCCCCGTCGACGTCGCTGCCGGCATGCTCATGGCGCTGCAGGGGCTGTGGTTCTACCAGACGGCGCTCACGCTGTACGGCCCCATGCTCCCGGCCGGGTGCGACCGAGATGCCAGCGgccaccaagtcgactgccacagcCGCGCCGCAGGGGAACGCGCCGAGCAGCTGGCTAACTTCCAGCTGTTCGGGGCTGTGTTCCTCGCCTTCGTCTACGTGCTTGGGTGCTATGCCGTCGCCGCGGCCATGTACGGGCACCCTGACCTGGCGGCCATGCATGACGAGCACGTCGCCGGCCTGGAGAGCCGCGGCGGGGGCGGCGCCTGCGCCGAGGAGTGCGTGGTCTAG